A genomic segment from Deltaproteobacteria bacterium encodes:
- a CDS encoding alpha/beta hydrolase: protein MKSADEKFVDVDGIRTRYFEKGSGENLVLIHGGVFGSNDAADCSLDWGLNFDALAQWFHVYAMDKLGQGLTDNPPGDDAYTMAATVRHAIGFLEALKLGAVHVVGHSRGAYVAARMTLERPDLVRSCIPVDTNTLAPGMGRNHIVFADTPEPRLTRESQRWVIERYSYSGAHITEDWLDSMTEIAQLPKYQETVDRMVTRGLRKSLFLTKHSLQKEETLGWIRDRGLQRPTLLVWGYNDPTATLAQGLRLFELLAMRERRSQMHIINRAGHFSYREHPREFNEVLRGFITSQGR from the coding sequence ATGAAATCCGCAGACGAAAAGTTCGTGGACGTGGACGGCATCCGCACGCGCTACTTCGAGAAGGGAAGCGGCGAGAACCTCGTGTTGATCCACGGCGGTGTATTCGGCTCCAACGACGCCGCCGACTGCAGCCTGGACTGGGGGCTCAACTTCGACGCCCTGGCGCAGTGGTTCCACGTCTACGCCATGGACAAGCTCGGACAGGGGCTGACCGACAACCCGCCCGGCGACGACGCCTACACCATGGCCGCGACGGTGCGCCACGCCATCGGCTTCCTCGAGGCCCTGAAGCTGGGCGCCGTGCACGTGGTGGGCCATTCCCGCGGCGCCTACGTGGCCGCCCGCATGACCCTCGAGCGCCCGGATCTGGTGCGCTCGTGCATTCCGGTGGACACCAACACGCTGGCGCCGGGCATGGGACGGAACCATATCGTCTTCGCCGACACGCCGGAGCCGCGGCTCACGCGGGAAAGCCAGCGCTGGGTCATCGAACGCTACTCCTACAGCGGCGCGCACATCACCGAAGACTGGCTCGACTCCATGACCGAGATCGCGCAACTGCCCAAGTACCAGGAGACCGTGGACCGGATGGTGACCCGGGGCTTGCGCAAGAGTTTGTTCCTGACGAAGCACTCGCTTCAGAAGGAGGAGACGCTGGGCTGGATTCGCGACCGCGGCCTGCAGAGGCCCACACTGCTGGTGTGGGGCTACAACGACCCCACCGCCACCCTGGCCCAGGGACTGCGGCTCTTCGAGTTGCTGGCCATGCGCGAGCGGCGCTCGCAGATGCACATCATCAACCGGGCCGGGCACTTCTCCTATCGGGAGCACCCGCGGGAATTCAACGAGGTGCTGCGGGGATTCATTACCAGCCAGGGACGGTAG
- a CDS encoding LysR family transcriptional regulator → MTDGKKFLFFRKKTDIINDMSEPSFRVPSTSALVAFEATARLGGVIRASEELLTSQSAVSRHIRNLETRIGEKLFRRQGRGVVLTPSGQDYYVAVKAALDNLHAASKGLGVQTPRVTIACTKEIANFLLQPSFPRLKRALEDNAQIRILTCDYDMLQFLAPTGIDILFEYAAAPSDPAAVKVLNEEIVPVASPTLVGRFERAFGRHPRHWAEIPRLETVESGETWAMWRTWFSAHDCDSPKAPTESFDDYQKLLDAATNGEGMAIGWNGFVNAYLESGRLVRLRDNWLRTHIGLYAVPTQASSGNRNAARCLSTLAALGEALPGARQLSPQQQPARRDGPFLGRI, encoded by the coding sequence GTGACCGACGGCAAAAAATTTCTTTTCTTTCGGAAAAAAACTGATATCATAAATGATATGAGTGAACCCAGTTTCAGAGTCCCCTCCACCAGCGCTTTGGTTGCGTTCGAGGCCACGGCACGGCTCGGCGGCGTGATACGCGCTTCCGAGGAGTTGCTTACCTCCCAGTCGGCGGTCAGCCGCCACATTCGCAACCTGGAGACGAGGATCGGCGAGAAGCTGTTTCGGCGTCAAGGCCGGGGAGTCGTCCTGACACCGAGCGGCCAGGACTACTATGTCGCGGTCAAGGCCGCGCTGGACAACCTGCACGCCGCCAGCAAAGGGCTTGGCGTGCAGACTCCCAGGGTGACCATCGCGTGCACGAAGGAGATCGCCAACTTCCTGCTGCAACCCTCCTTTCCGAGGCTCAAGCGCGCGTTGGAAGACAACGCGCAGATACGCATTCTGACCTGTGACTACGACATGCTGCAGTTCCTTGCGCCGACGGGGATCGACATCCTCTTCGAGTATGCGGCCGCGCCGAGCGATCCGGCGGCCGTGAAGGTGCTGAACGAGGAGATCGTGCCGGTCGCCTCTCCGACCCTCGTCGGACGTTTCGAGCGGGCTTTCGGCAGGCACCCGCGCCACTGGGCGGAGATTCCACGTTTGGAAACCGTGGAGTCCGGTGAAACGTGGGCGATGTGGAGAACTTGGTTCAGCGCACACGACTGCGATTCGCCCAAGGCCCCAACGGAATCCTTCGATGATTACCAGAAGCTGCTGGATGCCGCCACGAACGGCGAGGGCATGGCCATCGGCTGGAATGGCTTCGTGAACGCCTATCTGGAGTCCGGGCGGCTCGTCCGGCTCAGGGACAACTGGTTGCGGACCCACATCGGCTTGTATGCCGTCCCGACCCAGGCCAGCTCCGGCAATCGGAACGCGGCACGTTGCCTGTCCACGCTCGCGGCCTTGGGTGAAGCGCTTCCCGGAGCGCGCCAGTTGTCGCCACAGCAACAGCCGGCCCGCCGCGACGGTCCCTTTCTCGGGCGAATCTGA